A genomic window from Betta splendens chromosome 24, fBetSpl5.4, whole genome shotgun sequence includes:
- the myt1la gene encoding myelin transcription factor 1-like, a isoform X5, with product MEVNAVEKHHRTRSKGVRAAVEAVTQELFSCPTPGCDGSGHVSGKYARHRSVYGCPLAKKRKALEKQPLEPAAKRRSFLASCPSEEEEDARVYASYENEAMEVGDVEKEQGEVVEEDEDEEREGDEEDGEVEDEFSEDNEEQGDDEEDDEEEEEEVGRADTMMVEERVEEEEEEEGMDEEEEEEVDDGDDEEEEDEQEEEEQNHQQVENHYKAAGQSKLLPIQKDDNNNNSCGAGTGEEYENYDELVAKSLLNLGKIAEDAAYQAMTESEMNSNSSNSGAEDEDEDEDDGSERGGRKGALSVDLDSDVVRETVDSLKLLAQGHGAVLPEDGYGDAAVLEESEEEVCLSSLECLRNQCFDLARKLSETQTPERPVLHAAHDALPSAAEQHHLSRYDGVQPAAPEEPRALERSYSDMVNLMKLEEQLSPASRGYPTSCSQEGDEDTTSVASDRSDDTFDMAKGNLSLLEKAIALESERAKVMRDRMALEHGGPRRDHHHHHHHHRSHGEHSPRLSSVAEERKSRMHHDGLKRAFYPKDSSRAEKKESKCPTPGCDGTGHVTGLYPHHRSLSGCPHKDRVPPEILAMYENVLKCPTPGCSGRGHVNSNRNSHRSLSGCPIAAAEKMAKVHEKTHSTDSGSSKTNQTSDRVLRPMCFVKQLEIPQYGYKNNVPTSTPRSNLAKELEKYSKTSYDYADFDGQHGAYAKRPPPTKAHHGRDPSPKGYDAKRYCKTSSPASSTTSSYAPSSSSSLSCGGGGGGGAGGGGGGSSASSTCSKSSFDYTHDMEAAHMAATAILNLSTRCRELPHALGGKPQDLLTQSPVGDLDDSGAVDVAGQPGGPEGSGTVLTPLQPMSPQRQALLSSRCYQLSDADCWDLPADYTKIKRLGDEQDHKESVYFSSLHQGDELDPFQELLDEQRYPAEVTMPSPKHHKYPACKESKKELITLSSCQLSDKSIRGMMTTNSQELKCPTPGCDGSGHITGNYASHRSLSGCPRAKKSGIKILHSKEDKDDQEPIKCPVPGCDGQGHVTGKYASHRSASGCPLAAKRQKDSYVNGSQFVWKSGKTDGMTCPTPGCDGSGHVSGSFLTHRRFSLHLSGCPRATSAMKKARMSGVEMLTIKQRASKGIENDEEIKQLDEEIKDLNESNNQVESDMIKLRTQITTMETNLKSIEEENKVIEQQNDSLLHELANLSQSLINSLANIQLPHMEPMNEQNFDTYVSTLTDMYTHQDQYQSPENKALLENIRQAVQGIQV from the exons atggAGGTGAATGCAGTTGAAAAACACCATCGAACACGATCCAAAGGAGTCCGAG CTGCCGTGGAGGCCGTGACGCAGGAGCTGTTCAG ctgtcCCACGCCGGGCTGCGACGGCAGCGGCCATGTTAGCGGGAAGTACGCGCGCCACCGCag TGTCTACGGATGCCCGCTGGCCAAGAAGAGGAAGGCTCTGGAAAAACAGCCACTGGAGCCGGCTGCCAAGAGAAGAAGCTTCCTCGCGTCCTGccccagcgaggaggaggaggacgcccGTGTCTATGCCAGCTATGAGAACGAAGCCATGGAGGTGGGGGATGTGGAGAAGGAGCAGGGCGAGgtagtggaggaggacgaggacgaggagcgcGAGGGcgacgaggaggacggggaggtggaggacgagtTCTCAGAGGACAATGAGGAGCAAGGggatgatgaagaggacgatgaggaggaggaagaggaggtggggaGGGCAGATACGATGATGGTGGAagagcgggtggaggaggaggaggaggaggagggcatggatgaggaggaggaggaagaagtggatgatggtgatgatgaggaggaagaagacgagcaagaggaggaggagcagaatcATCAGCAAG TGGAGAACCACTACAAAGCCGCTGGACAATCAAAGCTTCTTCCAATCCAGAaggacgacaacaacaacaacagctgcggCGCCGGCACCGGAGAAGAGTACGAGAACTACGACGAGCTGGTGGCCAAGTCGCTGCTCAACCTGGGCAAGATCGCCGAGGACGCGGCCTACCAGGCCATGACGGAGTCCGAGATGAACAGCAACTCCTCCAACAGCGGCgccgaggacgaggacgaggacgaggacgacggcAGCGAGCGCGGCGGCCGGAAGGGCGCGCTGAGCGTGGACCTGGACAGCGACGTGGTCCGCGAGACGGTGGACTCGCTCAAGCTGCTGGCGCAGGGCCACGGCGCCGTGCTGCCCGAGGACGGCTACGGCGACGCCGCCGtgctggaggagagcgaggaggaggtgtgTCTGAGCAGCCTGGAGTGTCTGAGGAACCAGTGCTTCGACCTGGCCCGAAAGCTGAGCGAGACGCAGACGCCGGAGCGGCCCGTCCTCCACGCCGCCCACGACGCGCTGCCGAGCGCCGCCGAGCAGCATCACCTGAGCAGGTACGACGGCGTCCAGCCGGCCGCGCCCGAGGAGCCCCGCGCGCTGGAGCGCAGCTACTCCGACATGGTGAACCtgatgaagctggaggagcagctgagcccCGCCTCCAGAGGGTACCccaccagctgcagccaggAGGGCGACGAGGACACCACGTCGGTGGCGTCCGACCGCTCCGACGACACCTTCGACATGGCCAAGGGCAACCTGTcgctgctggagaaggccaTCGCCCTGGAGTCGGAGAGGGCCAAGGTCATGAGGGACCGCATGGCGCTGGAGCACGGCGGGCCGCGCCgcgaccaccaccaccaccaccaccaccaccgctccCACGGCGAGCACAGCCCGCGGCTCAGCAGCGTGGCGGAGGAGCGCAAGTCCAGGATGCACCACGACGGCCTGAAGAGGGCCTTTTACCCGAAAG ACTCCTCCAgggcagagaagaaggagagcaaGTGTCCGACGCCCGGCTGCGACGGCACCGGCCACGTGACGGGCCTGTACCCGCACCACCGCAGCCTGTCCGGGTGCCCCCACAAAGACAGAGTCCCGCCTGAGA TCCTTGCCATgtatgaaaatgttttaaagtgCCCCACTCCTGGCTGCTCTGGACGGGGCCATGTCAATAGCAACAGGAACTCGCACCGCag TCTGTCCGGCTGTCCCATCGCCGCCGCAGAGAAGATGGCGAAGGTCCACGAGAAGACTCACTCCAccgacagcggcagcagcaaaACCAACCAGACGTCGGACCGGGTGCTCAG ACCCATGTGCTTCGTGAAGCAGCTCGAGATCCCTCAGTACGGCTACAAGAACAACGTTCCCACCAGCACCCCGCGCTCCAACCTGgccaaggagctggagaagtacTCCAAGACCAGCTACGACTACGCAGACTTCGACGGCCAGCACGGCGCCTACGCCAAGAGGCCGCCGCCCACCAAGGCCCACCACGGGAGAGACCCCTCCCCCAAAGGATACGACG CCAAGCGCTACTGCAAGACGTCGAGCCCggccagcagcaccaccagcagctacgctcccagcagcagcagcagcctgagctgtggaggaggcggcggcggaggagcaggcggcggcgggggaggcagcagcgccagcagcacctgcagtaaGAGCAGCTTCGACTACACCCACGACATGGAGGCGGCCCACATGGCGGCCACGGCCAtcctcaacctgtccaccaggTGCCGGGAGCTGCCGCACGCGCTGGGAGGGAAGCCCCAGGACCTGCTGACTCAG AGTCCGGTCGGGGACCTGGACGACAGCGGCGCCGTGGACGTGGCGGGTCAGCCCGGCGGGCCGGAGGGCAGCGGCACCGTGCTGACGCCCCTGCAGCCCATGTCGCCGCAGCGCCAGgctctgctcagcagccgctgctaCCAGCTGAGCGACGCCGACTGCTGGGACCTCCCCGCCGACTACACCAAGATCAAACGCCTGGGAGACGAGCAGGACCACAAAGAG TCTGTCTATTTCTCATCCCTGCACCAGGGCGACGAGCTGGATCCgttccaggagctgctggacgaGCAGCGCTACCCGGCCGAGGTGACCATGCCCAGCCCCAAGCACCACAAGTACCCGGCCTGCAAGGAGAGCAAGAAGGAGCTGATCAC GTTGTCCAGCTGCCAGCTGAGCGACAAGAGCATCCGTGGGATGATGACGACCAACTCACAGGAGCTGAA GTGTCCGACTCCCGGCTGCGATGGATCCGGACACATCACCGGGAACTACGCGTCCCACAGGAG cctgTCCGGGTGTCCACGCGCCAAGAAGAGCGGCATCAAGATCCTCCACAGCAAAGAGGACAAGGACGACCAGGAGCCCATCAA gtgtcCCGTCCCCGGCTGCGACGGACAGGGTCACGTGACCGGGAAGTACGCGTCCCACCGCAGCGCCTCCGGGTGCCCCCTGGCGGCCAAGCGGCAGAAGGACAGCTACGTCAACGGCTCGCAGTTCGTCTGGAAGTCCGGCAAGACGGACGGGATGACCTGCCCGACCCCCGGCTGCGACGGCTCGGGACACGTCAGCGGCAGCTTCCTGACTCATCGgaggttcagtctcca TCTGTCCGGCTGCCCTCGAGCCACCTCCGCTATGAAGAAGGCCCGGATGAGCGGCGTAGAGATGTTGACAATCAAGCAGAGGGCGAGTAAAG GGATCGAAAATGACGAGGAAATCAAACAGCTGGATGAAGAAATCAAAGATCTGAATGAATCAAACAATCAAGTAGAGTCTGACATGATAAAGCTGAGGACGCAG ATCACCACCATGGAGACCAACCTGAAGTCCATCGAGGAGGAGAACAAGGTGATCGAGCAGCAGAACGACTCGCTGCTGCATGAGCTGGCCAACCTCAGCCAGTCGCTCATCAACAGCTTAGCCAACATCCAGCTTCCACACATG GAGCCCATGAATGAACAGAACTTTGACACTTATGTAAGTACTCTGACAGACATGTACACCCACCAGGACCAGTACCAGAGCCCGGAGAACAAGGCGCTGCTGGAGAACATCAGACAGGCCGTGCAGGGCATCCAGGTCTGA
- the myt1la gene encoding myelin transcription factor 1-like, a isoform X6, which translates to MEVNAVEKHHRTRSKGVRAAVEAVTQELFSCPTPGCDGSGHVSGKYARHRSVYGCPLAKKRKALEKQPLEPAAKRRSFLASCPSEEEEDARVYASYENEAMEVGDVEKEQGEVVEEDEDEEREGDEEDGEVEDEFSEDNEEQGDDEEDDEEEEEEVGRADTMMVEERVEEEEEEEGMDEEEEEEVDDGDDEEEEDEQEEEEQNHQQVENHYKAAGQSKLLPIQKDDNNNNSCGAGTGEEYENYDELVAKSLLNLGKIAEDAAYQAMTESEMNSNSSNSGAEDEDEDEDDGSERGGRKGALSVDLDSDVVRETVDSLKLLAQGHGAVLPEDGYGDAAVLEESEEEVCLSSLECLRNQCFDLARKLSETQTPERPVLHAAHDALPSAAEQHHLSRYDGVQPAAPEEPRALERSYSDMVNLMKLEEQLSPASRGYPTSCSQEGDEDTTSVASDRSDDTFDMAKGNLSLLEKAIALESERAKVMRDRMALEHGGPRRDHHHHHHHHRSHGEHSPRLSSVAEERKSRMHHDGLKRAFYPKDSSRAEKKESKCPTPGCDGTGHVTGLYPHHRSLSGCPHKDRVPPEILAMYENVLKCPTPGCSGRGHVNSNRNSHRSLSGCPIAAAEKMAKVHEKTHSTDSGSSKTNQTSDRVLRPMCFVKQLEIPQYGYKNNVPTSTPRSNLAKELEKYSKTSYDYADFDGQHGAYAKRPPPTKAHHGRDPSPKGYDAKRYCKTSSPASSTTSSYAPSSSSSLSCGGGGGGGAGGGGGGSSASSTCSKSSFDYTHDMEAAHMAATAILNLSTRCRELPHALGGKPQDLLTQSPVGDLDDSGAVDVAGQPGGPEGSGTVLTPLQPMSPQRQALLSSRCYQLSDADCWDLPADYTKIKRLGDEQDHKESVYFSSLHQGDELDPFQELLDEQRYPAEVTMPSPKHHKYPACKESKKELITLSSCQLSDKSIRGMMTTNSQELKCPTPGCDGSGHITGNYASHRSLSGCPRAKKSGIKILHSKEDKDDQEPIKCPVPGCDGQGHVTGKYASHRSASGCPLAAKRQKDSYVNGSQFVWKSGKTDGMTCPTPGCDGSGHVSGSFLTHRSLSGCPRATSAMKKARMSGVEMLTIKQRASKGIENDEEIKQLDEEIKDLNESNNQVESDMIKLRTQITTMETNLKSIEEENKVIEQQNDSLLHELANLSQSLINSLANIQLPHMEPMNEQNFDTYVSTLTDMYTHQDQYQSPENKALLENIRQAVQGIQV; encoded by the exons atggAGGTGAATGCAGTTGAAAAACACCATCGAACACGATCCAAAGGAGTCCGAG CTGCCGTGGAGGCCGTGACGCAGGAGCTGTTCAG ctgtcCCACGCCGGGCTGCGACGGCAGCGGCCATGTTAGCGGGAAGTACGCGCGCCACCGCag TGTCTACGGATGCCCGCTGGCCAAGAAGAGGAAGGCTCTGGAAAAACAGCCACTGGAGCCGGCTGCCAAGAGAAGAAGCTTCCTCGCGTCCTGccccagcgaggaggaggaggacgcccGTGTCTATGCCAGCTATGAGAACGAAGCCATGGAGGTGGGGGATGTGGAGAAGGAGCAGGGCGAGgtagtggaggaggacgaggacgaggagcgcGAGGGcgacgaggaggacggggaggtggaggacgagtTCTCAGAGGACAATGAGGAGCAAGGggatgatgaagaggacgatgaggaggaggaagaggaggtggggaGGGCAGATACGATGATGGTGGAagagcgggtggaggaggaggaggaggaggagggcatggatgaggaggaggaggaagaagtggatgatggtgatgatgaggaggaagaagacgagcaagaggaggaggagcagaatcATCAGCAAG TGGAGAACCACTACAAAGCCGCTGGACAATCAAAGCTTCTTCCAATCCAGAaggacgacaacaacaacaacagctgcggCGCCGGCACCGGAGAAGAGTACGAGAACTACGACGAGCTGGTGGCCAAGTCGCTGCTCAACCTGGGCAAGATCGCCGAGGACGCGGCCTACCAGGCCATGACGGAGTCCGAGATGAACAGCAACTCCTCCAACAGCGGCgccgaggacgaggacgaggacgaggacgacggcAGCGAGCGCGGCGGCCGGAAGGGCGCGCTGAGCGTGGACCTGGACAGCGACGTGGTCCGCGAGACGGTGGACTCGCTCAAGCTGCTGGCGCAGGGCCACGGCGCCGTGCTGCCCGAGGACGGCTACGGCGACGCCGCCGtgctggaggagagcgaggaggaggtgtgTCTGAGCAGCCTGGAGTGTCTGAGGAACCAGTGCTTCGACCTGGCCCGAAAGCTGAGCGAGACGCAGACGCCGGAGCGGCCCGTCCTCCACGCCGCCCACGACGCGCTGCCGAGCGCCGCCGAGCAGCATCACCTGAGCAGGTACGACGGCGTCCAGCCGGCCGCGCCCGAGGAGCCCCGCGCGCTGGAGCGCAGCTACTCCGACATGGTGAACCtgatgaagctggaggagcagctgagcccCGCCTCCAGAGGGTACCccaccagctgcagccaggAGGGCGACGAGGACACCACGTCGGTGGCGTCCGACCGCTCCGACGACACCTTCGACATGGCCAAGGGCAACCTGTcgctgctggagaaggccaTCGCCCTGGAGTCGGAGAGGGCCAAGGTCATGAGGGACCGCATGGCGCTGGAGCACGGCGGGCCGCGCCgcgaccaccaccaccaccaccaccaccaccgctccCACGGCGAGCACAGCCCGCGGCTCAGCAGCGTGGCGGAGGAGCGCAAGTCCAGGATGCACCACGACGGCCTGAAGAGGGCCTTTTACCCGAAAG ACTCCTCCAgggcagagaagaaggagagcaaGTGTCCGACGCCCGGCTGCGACGGCACCGGCCACGTGACGGGCCTGTACCCGCACCACCGCAGCCTGTCCGGGTGCCCCCACAAAGACAGAGTCCCGCCTGAGA TCCTTGCCATgtatgaaaatgttttaaagtgCCCCACTCCTGGCTGCTCTGGACGGGGCCATGTCAATAGCAACAGGAACTCGCACCGCag TCTGTCCGGCTGTCCCATCGCCGCCGCAGAGAAGATGGCGAAGGTCCACGAGAAGACTCACTCCAccgacagcggcagcagcaaaACCAACCAGACGTCGGACCGGGTGCTCAG ACCCATGTGCTTCGTGAAGCAGCTCGAGATCCCTCAGTACGGCTACAAGAACAACGTTCCCACCAGCACCCCGCGCTCCAACCTGgccaaggagctggagaagtacTCCAAGACCAGCTACGACTACGCAGACTTCGACGGCCAGCACGGCGCCTACGCCAAGAGGCCGCCGCCCACCAAGGCCCACCACGGGAGAGACCCCTCCCCCAAAGGATACGACG CCAAGCGCTACTGCAAGACGTCGAGCCCggccagcagcaccaccagcagctacgctcccagcagcagcagcagcctgagctgtggaggaggcggcggcggaggagcaggcggcggcgggggaggcagcagcgccagcagcacctgcagtaaGAGCAGCTTCGACTACACCCACGACATGGAGGCGGCCCACATGGCGGCCACGGCCAtcctcaacctgtccaccaggTGCCGGGAGCTGCCGCACGCGCTGGGAGGGAAGCCCCAGGACCTGCTGACTCAG AGTCCGGTCGGGGACCTGGACGACAGCGGCGCCGTGGACGTGGCGGGTCAGCCCGGCGGGCCGGAGGGCAGCGGCACCGTGCTGACGCCCCTGCAGCCCATGTCGCCGCAGCGCCAGgctctgctcagcagccgctgctaCCAGCTGAGCGACGCCGACTGCTGGGACCTCCCCGCCGACTACACCAAGATCAAACGCCTGGGAGACGAGCAGGACCACAAAGAG TCTGTCTATTTCTCATCCCTGCACCAGGGCGACGAGCTGGATCCgttccaggagctgctggacgaGCAGCGCTACCCGGCCGAGGTGACCATGCCCAGCCCCAAGCACCACAAGTACCCGGCCTGCAAGGAGAGCAAGAAGGAGCTGATCAC GTTGTCCAGCTGCCAGCTGAGCGACAAGAGCATCCGTGGGATGATGACGACCAACTCACAGGAGCTGAA GTGTCCGACTCCCGGCTGCGATGGATCCGGACACATCACCGGGAACTACGCGTCCCACAGGAG cctgTCCGGGTGTCCACGCGCCAAGAAGAGCGGCATCAAGATCCTCCACAGCAAAGAGGACAAGGACGACCAGGAGCCCATCAA gtgtcCCGTCCCCGGCTGCGACGGACAGGGTCACGTGACCGGGAAGTACGCGTCCCACCGCAGCGCCTCCGGGTGCCCCCTGGCGGCCAAGCGGCAGAAGGACAGCTACGTCAACGGCTCGCAGTTCGTCTGGAAGTCCGGCAAGACGGACGGGATGACCTGCCCGACCCCCGGCTGCGACGGCTCGGGACACGTCAGCGGCAGCTTCCTGACTCATCGgag TCTGTCCGGCTGCCCTCGAGCCACCTCCGCTATGAAGAAGGCCCGGATGAGCGGCGTAGAGATGTTGACAATCAAGCAGAGGGCGAGTAAAG GGATCGAAAATGACGAGGAAATCAAACAGCTGGATGAAGAAATCAAAGATCTGAATGAATCAAACAATCAAGTAGAGTCTGACATGATAAAGCTGAGGACGCAG ATCACCACCATGGAGACCAACCTGAAGTCCATCGAGGAGGAGAACAAGGTGATCGAGCAGCAGAACGACTCGCTGCTGCATGAGCTGGCCAACCTCAGCCAGTCGCTCATCAACAGCTTAGCCAACATCCAGCTTCCACACATG GAGCCCATGAATGAACAGAACTTTGACACTTATGTAAGTACTCTGACAGACATGTACACCCACCAGGACCAGTACCAGAGCCCGGAGAACAAGGCGCTGCTGGAGAACATCAGACAGGCCGTGCAGGGCATCCAGGTCTGA